Genomic segment of Microbacterium hydrocarbonoxydans:
TGCCGCCACTCGCCATGGCTCTCGCATCCACCGTGCTCGACCGCCGTCTGTTCACCCCGGTGGAGCGCGAGAACGGCGTGGCCGCGTGGCTCCTGGGTGCGTCGTTCATCAGCGAGGGGGCGATCCCGTTCGCCGCGGCCGACCCGCTGCGTGTGATCCCCGCGTCGATGCTCGGCGGTGCGATCACGGGTGCGCTGAGCATGGCGCTGTCTGTGCAGTCGCTCGCCCCGCACGGCGGCATCTTCGTCTTCTTCGCGATCGAGCCCATCTGGGGCTTCCTGCTCGCGCTGGCGGTGGGAACCCTCGTGAGCGCGTTCGCGGTGATCGGGCTCAAGCGCTTCGCTCGGAGCAAGAGCGCACCCGAGGCAGCGCTCGTCGCCGCGACGGTGTGATCACCCGCACGTCATCCTGATAAGAACGACACGAGAGAGAGATCGACATGGCAGAACGACAGGCGACCATCGCAAGCGGTTCGGGACTCCACGCACGTCCGGCGAAGCTGTTCGTCGCGGCAGTGCAGGAGAAGGGCATCCCCGTCACGATCTCGGTGGCAGGGGGATCGGAGCTCAACGCCGGGAGCATTCTCGCGCTCATGGGCCTCGGTGCCTCGAAGGGCACGACCGTCACGCTGCGCTCCGACGCCGATGGCGCGGAGCAGGCGCTCGACGAGCTCGCGACGCTGCTCGAGACCGATCTCGACGCGGTCTAGAAGATCGGTCCCCGGCCTCATCCGGTCGGGGGCCGGCCCCGTCGCCCGCGCTCCCGAGCCGGAATCGGCGGGGAATCTCCCGGCTAGACTGGTGTCATGCCCGAACCGAAAGTCGCCAGCTTTCCGGCGATCCGCGGTGCGCTGAAGTTCTACCAGATCGCGTCGATCATCACCGGAGTCATGCTGCTCCTGCTGTTGGCCGAGATGGTGCTGAAGTACACGCCGATCCACCTCGAACTCTTCGCGGGAGGCTCGGGCGGATTCCTCTGGTTCGCCGGAGTGCTCGCGGGCCCCGACTGCCAGTGGTGGTCGTTGTTCGCACCGTGGACGAACTCGTGCGAGATGACCTCTCTGGGAGACGGCGTCAACCTGTCGCTCTTCATCCTGGTCGCGCACGGGTGGTTCTATGTGGTGTACCTCTTCGCGTGCTTCCGCGTGTGGAGCCTCATGCGCTGGCCGTTCCCCCGCTTCATCCTGCTCGCGCTCGGCGGTGTCGTCCCGCTGCTCTCCTTCTTCATGGAGGCGATCGTCGCACGCGAGGTCAAGACCTATCTCTCCACTCGAGAGGCCGCCGCGGCCTCCGCCCCTGCCACGGAAGGTGTCCGGTGACCGAACAGTCCGAGACCCAGCAGCGTCCTGCGCTCGTCGTCGACTTCGGCGCGCAGTATGCGCAGCTGATCGCACGCCGAGTGCGTGAGGCCGGTGTCTACAGCGAGATCGTGCCGCACACCGCCACGGCCGCAGAGATCGCAGAGAAGAACCCGGTCGCGATCATCCTCTCGGGTGGCCCGTCGTCGGTGTACGAGGAGGGCGCTCCGCGTCTCGACCCGGCCGTGTTCGACCTCGGCGTGCCCACGCTCGGCATCTGCTACGGCTTCCAGTACATGGCGCAGACGCTCGGTGGCGAGGTGGCGAACACGGGTCTCCGCGAGTACGGGGCGACGGATGCCGTCATCTCCGGTGACGGCGGCACCCTGCTCGGCGGCCAGCCGACCGAGCAGAACGTCTGGATGAGTCACGGCGACCAGGTCGCCAAGGCGCCCGAGGGATTCGACGTGCTCGCGACGACCGACGCGACCAAGGTCGCCGCGTTCGCGAACGAGGAGCGCGGTTTCTACGGCGTGCAGTGGCATCCCGAGGTCAAGCACTCCGACCATGGTCAGCGCGTGCTCGAGAACTTCCTGCACAAGGGGGCGGGCCTCGCTTCCGACTGGAACAGCGACAACGTGATCGCCGAGCAGGTCGAGCGCATCCGCGAGCAGGTGGGTGACGCGCGTGTCATCTCCGCGCTCTCCGGTGGCGTCGACTCCGCAGTCTCGACCGCGCTCGTGCACAAGGCGATCGGCGACCAGCTGACGGCGGTGTTCGTCGACCACGGTCTCCTGCGCAAGGGTGAGCGCGAGCAGGTCGAGAAGGACTACGTCGAGTCCACCGGAGTCCGTCTGATCACGGTCGACGCGGCCGATGTCTTCCTCGGACACCTCAAGGGCGTCACCGATCCCGAAGAGAAGCGCAAGATCATCGGGCGCGAGTTCATCCGCGCGTTCGAGAAGGTGCAGCTCGACCTCGTCGCCGAGGCGAAGGCGTCGGGCGGAGCGCCCGTGAAGTTCCTCGTGCAGGGCACGCTCTACCCCGATGTCGTCGAGTCGGGCGGCGGTGCGGGCACCGCCAACATCAAGTCGCATCACAATGTCGGCGGGCTCCCTGACGACCTCGACTTCGAACTCATCGAGCCGCTCCGGGCGCTGTTCAAGGACGAGGTCCGCGCGATCGGCCGCGAGCTCGGCATCCCCGAGGCGATCGTCGGACGCCAGCCGTTCCCCGGACCCG
This window contains:
- a CDS encoding HPr family phosphocarrier protein; its protein translation is MAERQATIASGSGLHARPAKLFVAAVQEKGIPVTISVAGGSELNAGSILALMGLGASKGTTVTLRSDADGAEQALDELATLLETDLDAV
- a CDS encoding DUF3817 domain-containing protein — encoded protein: MPEPKVASFPAIRGALKFYQIASIITGVMLLLLLAEMVLKYTPIHLELFAGGSGGFLWFAGVLAGPDCQWWSLFAPWTNSCEMTSLGDGVNLSLFILVAHGWFYVVYLFACFRVWSLMRWPFPRFILLALGGVVPLLSFFMEAIVAREVKTYLSTREAAAASAPATEGVR
- the guaA gene encoding glutamine-hydrolyzing GMP synthase encodes the protein MTEQSETQQRPALVVDFGAQYAQLIARRVREAGVYSEIVPHTATAAEIAEKNPVAIILSGGPSSVYEEGAPRLDPAVFDLGVPTLGICYGFQYMAQTLGGEVANTGLREYGATDAVISGDGGTLLGGQPTEQNVWMSHGDQVAKAPEGFDVLATTDATKVAAFANEERGFYGVQWHPEVKHSDHGQRVLENFLHKGAGLASDWNSDNVIAEQVERIREQVGDARVISALSGGVDSAVSTALVHKAIGDQLTAVFVDHGLLRKGEREQVEKDYVESTGVRLITVDAADVFLGHLKGVTDPEEKRKIIGREFIRAFEKVQLDLVAEAKASGGAPVKFLVQGTLYPDVVESGGGAGTANIKSHHNVGGLPDDLDFELIEPLRALFKDEVRAIGRELGIPEAIVGRQPFPGPGLGIRIIGEVTQDRLEILREADAIARDELTKAGLDQDIWQCPVVLLADVRSVGVQGDGRTYGHPIVLRPVSSEDAMTADWTRLPYDVLSKISNRITNGVRDVNRVVLDVTSKPPGTIEWE